The genomic interval GGGCTATGACCTGAGCCGCTGCGAAGCGCTGGCCCGCCGCATCAACAACCAGAGCCGCACCATAGGCGTCGCCATGCACGCCTGCACCGTCCCTGCCGCTGGCAAGCCCTCCTTCACCCTGGCGGACAACGAGATGGAGTTCGGCGTGGGCATCCACGGCGAACCGGGCATAGCGCGCCGCCCCTTCACCGACCTCAATACCCTGGTGGACGACATGTTCGAAGAGCTCTCTGACAACACTCCCTATGGCCGCACCCTGCGCCACTGGGACAGAGCCTCCGGCAGCTGGCAGGAAGAGCACACCTTTATCGAGCCGCTGAATGCGGGCGATCGGGTCATCGCCCTGGTCAACAGCCTCGGCGGCACTCCCATCTCCGAGCTCTATGGCGTCTATGGCCGTCTCGCCACCCTGTGCGAAGAGGCTGGCATCCATCTGGTGCGCAACCTGATTGGCCCCTATTGCACCTCCCTCGACATGACCGGCATCTCCATCACTCTGCTCAAGGTGGATGATGAGCTGATGACCCTGTGGGATGCCCCCGTTCACACCCCAGCCCTGCGTCGCGGCTGCTAAGGAGCCTTTATTCTCATGCTAAGCAAACATCAGATCGTCAATTGGCTGCTCGACTGCGAGCACATCTTTGCCGAGCAGCGTGACTACCTCACTGCGCTGGATACCGACATCGGCGATGGCGACCACGGCCTCAACATGCAGCGCGGCTTCACCAAGGTGGCCGAGAAGCTGCCCGCTGTGGCGGACAAAGACATAGGTCAGGTGCTGAAAACCACCGGCATGACCCTGCTCTCCTCGGTCGGCGGCGCCAGCGGCCCCCTCTACGGCACCTTCTTTATCCGAGCGGCGGCCAGTACCGACGCCTGTCAGAGCCTCAGTCTCAGCCAGCTGTGCAAAATGCTGAGCGATGGCGTCGAGGGGATCGTCTCCCGCGGCCGCGCCGAGCAGGGCGACAAGACCATGTGCGACGCCTGGTGGCCGGCCCTGGCCGCCCTGCAACAGGCACAGCAGCAAGATCTGCCCCTCAACGATGCGCTGGACAAGGCGGTGGCCGCCGCCGCGGCCGGTACCGAGGCCACCATCCAGATGCAGGCCCGCAAGGGGCGCGCCAGCTATCTCGGCGAGCGCAGCATAGGCCATCAGGATGCCGGGGCCACCTCGACCCTGCTGCTGCTGACCGCCCTGCGTGACAGAGCGAGGTTGTGACATGATCGGAATCGTCGTTGTCTCTCACAGCGCCCAGCTGGCGGCCGGCTTGAAAGCGCTGGCTGATCAGCTCGGCAGCCCGGCGAAACTGCTGCTGGCGGCCGGGGTCGATGACCCCGACCACCCCATAGGCACAGATGCCATCGCCGTGATGAGTGCGATAGAAGAAGCGGATGACGGCAGCGGCGTGCTGGTGCTGATGGACTTGGGCAGCGCCCTCTTGAGCGCCGAAACCGCCCTCGAACTGCTGCCCCCCGAGTTAAGTGCCCGGGTGCGACTCTGCCCCGCCCCGCTGGTTGAGGGCACCCTGGCCGCCGTGGTGGCGGCTGGTTCCGGGATGACGCTGGATGAGGTGGCCGCCGAGGCGCTCGGTGCCCTGGGCCCGAAACAGGCGATGCTGCCCGCCAGCGCGGCGCAGGCCGCCACTGAGACAGCCCCCGTTGCTGATGACGGCTGGCTGCGCTGCGAGGTGGTGGTGGATAACCCCCACGGCCTGCATGTGCGCCCCGCCGCCCGACTGGTGGCCACCCTCAAGCCCTTTGCCGCTGAACTCAAGCTGCAAAAGGGGGATAAAGAGGCCAACCCCCGCAGCCTGACCCGGCTCGCCATGCTCAACGTGCGCCAGGGCGACAGACTCACCCTGCTGGCGCGTGGGGAGGATGCCGATGCGGCTTTGAGCTGCTTCCAGCAGCTGGCAGCGGAACGCTTCGGCGACTGAGGCTCATATTGCTGTATCAAGGCCCCGCCAGTGCGGGGCCTTGTCGTTTAGCTATCCGTGGTAGTCGGCGGGGTCCATGCCGAGCAGTTTGAGCCGCCGCCAGAGGGTGGTGCGGCTGATGCCCAGTTGCCGGGCCATCTGGCTCACCTGTCCCTTGCAGGCGTGGGCGCAGCGCAAGATGGCCTGGCGCTCCAGCTCCGCCAGGGTGAGCAGCGGTTGCCCCACCACCTCGTCCGCCACCAGCTGATGGCCGTGACGAATGGCGGCGGGCAGCGCCTCCGGCGGGATCGGCCCCTGACTTGCGTGGAGCAGGGCATGCTCGACCGCACTGCGCAGCTCCCCCAGATTGCCGGGCCAGGGATAGGCGAGCAGACAGTCGAGGGCCGCCGGACTGAACTGGCGCACCGGCTCGCGCCCCTGCGCCCCTAACTGCTGGCTGATTAGGCCCGGCAGATCGGCCGCGCGCTCCCGCAGCCCCGGCAGCCAGAGCTCGCACGCCTGCAGCGCATAGAGTAGCTGGCGGCCAAACAGCCCCTCCTGCACCAGCTGCTCCAGCGGGGCGCTGCTGGTCGCTATGATCCGCACCTTGATCGGCAGTATGCGGGCCGAATCGAAGCGCTGGATGCGACCTGTCTTGAGCAGTTGCAGCAGGGCCGCCTGCATGGGGGCAGAGAGGCACTCCACCTGTTCCAGCACCAGGGTGCCACCGTGGGCCAGCTCGAACTTGCCCGCCCGCTCCTGCCCCGCCTCGTCGGAGCCCATCAGCTCCAGCGCCATCCGCTCGCTCGGCAGCGCCTGACAGTTGAGGGTAATGAGGGGCCCGGCGGCCCGTTCGCTGCCAAAGTGGATCGCCTCCGCCAGCTGGGCCTTGCCCACCTCCTCTTCGCCGCGCAGCAGGATCGGCCCCTGACTCTGGGCCGCCTGTCTGGCGTGGCGCAGCAGCTTGCGCATGGCGCTCGATTCGCCCACCAGCGCCGACAGCTCGGGCACCGTCTGGCGCAGCTGGTGAATGGCCCGCAGCCGATCGACCGGGTGCAGCAGGGCGATAAAGCTGACCCCCTCCAGCCCGGGCAGCGGTTTGAGGCTTATCAGCGCATTGATGAACTCCCCGGAATGCACCCCGAGCCGCTCCAGCGTCACCTCCACATGACTGAGCGGCGTCTGCCCCTTGATGGCCAGTTGCAACCGCTGGGGCAGCAGCAGGTGCTGCTCCAGGGGCTGGCCAAGACAGATCGCCGGATCGAGCCGCAGCCGATTGGCCGCCAACGCGTTGAGGTAGCGCAGCCGGCCCTGGGGATCCCAGGCCAGCACGCCGTCATCCATGCCGTCCAGCAGGGCGTAAAGCTCGCTCAGATGGTGCTGGGACTCCTGCATCAGGGTCTCCATCTGCAGCAGATGGGCCAGCTCGCGACCGGCGCTGACGGTGAGCGCCAGATCCCCGACCGTTGCCTCTTCCACCCGGCAGACCAGGGCCATGATGGCGACCTGACGGCCGTTGCTGTTGTAGACCGGGCTGGCGCAGCTATGCCAGGGGTGCAGGGTCTGGTTGAAATGCTGGGGGCCGCTGACGCAGAGCGGCACTCCCTCCAGCGCCGCCAGATTGATGGCATTGGTGCCGATGCGCCCCTCGCTAAAAAAAGCGCCGGGGCCAAACCCCAGCGCTGCCAGCTCGCGCAGGATGTCAGGGTGGCCGGTCTGGGCCAGCAGGCAACCGCTCTCGTCGGTGAGTAGCAGGGCGCAGGGACGCCCCTCCATGAATTCGTAGAGATCCTCGAGGGCCATCTCGCCTGTGGTGAGCAGGTCCCGCTTGCGCTGGCGCAGGCTCTGCAAGGTCTGCCCCTTGGCACTGTGGGGCGGGTGCCAGAGGGTGGCGCTGGTCTGGTGGGCGCAGCGCAGCCAGGAGGCCTGCAGATAGTCAGGGCAGGGCTGGGGTGGCAGACGGTCAGATGGCATTGTCACTGTTCTATCCGGCAAGTGCGTAGCCAGAAGGCATACCCATAGTCAGGCAAGGGTTGGAGCGGCAGGCGGTCAGATGGCAGGGTCACATGCAGTATCCGGCATAGGGAGAGGCCGACCATTTAACCATGCCCGTCCTCCAGATTCAGTGACCTGCCTCAGAGGGTAGCGATGCCATTGCCCCCTCTCAGATCCCCGTCATGCCAATCTCGTCGAGCTGGACGTGGGCGCCCTGGCGCAGGGTGTAGAGCACGGCCTCGGCCAGATCCTCCACCTGCAGCCAGCCGGGCTTGCGATCCCCCGGGCAGGCCGGGGGCGGCACCTGGACCAGCCCGGGGCAGAGGATGTGGACCCGGATGCCCTGATGCTGCACCTCTTCCCGCAGCGCCTTGGCGAACCCCAGCACGGCAAACTTGGCGGCGCAGTAGACGCTGGCCCTGGCGTAGCCGTTCTTGGCGGCCTGGGAGGCGATGTTGATGACGGTGCCATGGCGGCTCGCCAGCATGTCCGGCAGGCAGGCCTGGGTCAGCAGAAAGGTCCCCTTGGCGCAGGTGTCCATGACCCTGTCCCACTCCGACTCCGGCAGATCCTGCACCAGGTAGTCGCTGCCGACCCCGCTGTTGTTGACCAGCAAATCGATGGGGCCTAACCGCTCCCGGATCTGGGCATGGCAGGCGCGGACCTGGGCGCCGTCGCTGACATCCAGCACCAGCGGCAGCACTCTCACCCCGTATGTGGCGCTCAGACGCGCGGCCTCCTGCTCCAGCAGGGACTGGCGGCGGGAAGCCAGGATCAGCTCCACCCCCTGGCTGGCCAGTGCCTCGGCGATGGCCAGCCCTATGCCACTGGCGCCACCGCTGATCAGGGCCCGTTTTGCTCTCAGTTCGTTCATCTTGTCTCCTCCTCCAGTGGAGCAGGCATTGTGGCGGCAGGAGCCCGGGGAGCCTAGGGGAGGGCGGGGGCGGATTCGAACCCTGGTTCGTGTTTTGGCGAGACGATTCGAACTTTGGTTCTATGTGGGCCGCGACCGGGCCCAGGCTGTGCAAAAAAAGACGCCGCCCAGTGGGCGGCGTCTTGCTTCTCTTGCCGGCGGCTCAGTTCGCCGGAGGCGACGCGGGCGCCTCCAGGGCGGGCGTTTGCTCCCCCTCTTTTATCCAGGCATCCAGCAGGGTGTAGCCCACCGCCAGCACCACGGGACCGATGAAGAGTCCTATGATGCCGAGCGCCAGCAGGCCGCCGATGACACCGACCAGGATCAGGATGAGGGGCAGATCGGCACCGCGCTTGATGAGGAAGGGGCGCAGGAAGTTGTCCATGGTGCCCGCCAGCAGGGACCAGACCAGCAGGAAGGTGCCCCAGGTGGTATCACCGCTCCAGTAGAGGTAGCCCACGCTGGCCAGCAGCACCGGGAAGGGGCCTATCTGGGCGACGATCAGCAGGAACATCAGCACCACCAGGATCATGACGTAGGGAATGCCGGCAATCAGCAGGCCTATCCCGGCCACCGAGGATTGCACCAGGGCGGTCACCACCACCCCCATTGCGACGGCACGGATGGCCTGGGAGGCGAGTACCACGGCGTTGTCACCGCGCTGGCCCGCCAGGCGGTGGGCGAAGCGGCGAATGCCGTCGGCGGCTTTTTCCCCAGAGTGATAGAGCAGACCGCAGATGGCCACCGTCAGCAGGAAGTGGACGAACAGCAGGCCGAGGTTGCCCGCCTGGGAGGCGAGCCAGCGGGCTGTCTGGCCGAAGTAGGGGGCCAGCTTGGTGAACAGCACCTGGCCACCGCTCGCCAGTATCTGCTGCCAGAACTCAAACAGCTTGTCGCCGACCAGGGGGAACTGCTGCAACCAGAGCAGCTCGGGGGGTGGAGAGTGGCTGATGCGGGTGCCCAGCTCGATCAGCATGGGGGCCTTCTCCGCCACGTTGGCCAGCGCCATGAACAGGGGGATGACGAACATCAGCAGCAGTATGCAGCTCATCAGCAGGGCGGCCAGGGCGCGCTTGCCCCACAGCAGGCGCTGGGCCATCTGCATCAGCGGCCAGGTGGCTATGGTGATCATAGTGGCCCAGACCAGGGCCGGCAGGAAGGGGCGCAGCACCATGAAGCACGAGATGATGAGCAGGCTGAGAAACAGCAGGCCCAGGGTGATCTTGGCCAAATCCACTTTTTTCATACGCATTGCATTCCCTTTAACGAGGGGTTGGGCTCCGGGGGACGGAGCCAGTATTCATGACGGACAGCAGCCACCAGAGACCGGCACTCAGCCAGAGCCCCAGGCAGCCATAGAGTAACCCCTGTCCGGCCAGGATCAGCAGCGAGCTGTCGGTCAGCACCGGGAGCACGAACAGCCCCCCTCCGATGAGCAGGCCGCCCGTCAGTGCCAGCAGAGCAGTGCCGATGGCGGGAGCAGGGTTTCGTTCGAGTGGTAACAGATTACCCGATACCAGCCCCAGGGTGAACATGGCGAGCCAGGCCAGCGCAGTGGACTGGGTCAGCCAACTCGCCAGCAGGCTGGTCAGCAGCAAGAGCCCCCAGGGGACATATCGCCCCCCCAGAGTGGTCAGCGGCGATCGCAGTGCCAGCAGCAGGGCGCCGAGTCCCAGGCCGGCCACCACGTCCGAGATAAAATGCACGCCAAGCCAGATGCGGGCAAGCCCGGCCAGGGCCGCCAGCAGCAGGGCCAGCGTTATACCCTGCCAGGCCCTGAGGGAGGGCCGCGAGGTCAGCACCAGTCCCCAGAACAGCAGGGTCGATGCGGCGTGGCCGCTCGGCATGCCAAAGCCCCGGGCGCTCCGTTGCGCCAGCGTGGGGTCGAGGTGGAAGGGTCTGGGCCAGCCGATCCCCTCCTTGAGCAGTTGCACCAGCAGGGTGAGCAGCACCATGGCAAACAGCAGCCGGTAGAGCCGTGACCAGCCCAGCAGCGGTAGCAACAGGCAGATCAACGCGAGCTGAACGGGGCTGGCCCCGAGCAAATTGCCTATCTCAAGCCAGCTCGCATTCGGTCCCAGCCACTGCTGCAGACGCTGGATCAGCGGCAGCTCTGCCCTGTGCAGGGCGCTGCCTTCGCGACTGAAGTCCGACACCCACAGCACCTCGCTCTCGGGGACCTGGGCCAGCCTGGGAGTGATCCAGTCGAGTTGCGTCGGGAAGCGACGCTGATCATGGGGCAGGCGGGCGGCGTCGATCAGCCTGGCGTTGAGGATTTCGCCGCCGAGGTTGGGGGCCTGGAGCAGGGAGACAAAACCTGAGCCGCGCTGGGCCCGGATGGGGGTCAGCGTTTGGCAGGCGAATACCATGGCCCGCTGCCAGCGCCCCAGCTCCCCGGTGATACGGCCATGGAGCCCCGTCTCCTCGAACAGCTCCCGCAGGGCCGCCTGGGCGGGCGTCTCGCCCCCGTCTATGTAGCCGCCACTCAGGCTGTAGCGATCGGAGATCCTGTCCTGGACCAGCAACAGCTCCTGCTGATGGCGGATCACGCAGGCGGCCGCCCCAGGGGGCACCTCGGCGGCGAACAGGGAGGATGACAGGGAGCCGAGCAGCAGAAGCAGTAAAAGAGCGGGTCTGAGCATGATGGCGCCACTAAGGGAATAGATGGGGACAAGGGTCACAGAAATCAGATACTTGGGCAATGACTTCCGGTGGATGGCAGGTATCGGCAGGGGGTGTCTCGGCCCAATCTGGGGCGCAAGGATTGCCGTCGGCCCGGGCAGTCCCTAGTATTGGCGGCTATTGTTCTTCTCATTCAACACATCTTGGGGCCTTTCATGCGACAGTTCGGTTTCTTCCTGGGGATTGCCATCGGCGTCATCCTGATACTGTTTGGCAGCATCGTCATCTTCCAGGCCTTGCCTGCCGCACTGGACGTGCTGGAGATGCCGAGCCGCATCCCGTTCGTGCGCGAGGTCTACACCTGGCTGATGACCAGTGCCAATGGCCTCACCAGCCAGCTGGAGCAGAACTTCCTGGAAGCCTTCCAGACAGTGCTCAAGCTGATACTGCTCATCACCTTCATGTGGGTTTGCGTCAAGCTGGTCAACATGGGGGTGCTGATCATCCGGGCCGGGGTCGACCTCATTCGCACCGCCATCGAGCACAGCGAAGACAAGGTGGCCAAGCCCACCGAGCAGGACCGCCACCTGTAAGGCTCCCCTGCCCATTCGCAGATAAACGACAGGCCATCCGAGGATGGCCTGTTTGCATGGTGAACTGGTTCGCCCTCTTAGTTGAGCAGCTTCTCCAGCTCGGCTTCGGCATCCGCCCTGGCCTGATCGCTCTGCTTCATCCCCTGGGTTTCCACCTTGTCGGCCTGCGCCTGCACGGTGCCGGTCGCTCCGCTTACCACCTTGCTCAGCTGTTGCTGCGTCTTGGCTGCGGCGCTGACGGCCTTGTCCGCCTGTTGCTGCGTACTGGCTGCCGCCTGCTTGGCGGTGTCACTGACGGCCTTGTCCGCCTGTTGCTGTGCGCTGGCTGCGGCTTGCTTGGCGGTGTCGCTGACTGCCTTACCCATCGGCTGCTGCGCACTGGCTGCAGCCTGCTTGGCGGTATCGTTGACGACTTTGCCAGCCTGTTGCTGCGCGCTGGTTGCAGCCTGCTTGGCGGTGTCGCTGACGACTTTACCCGCCTGTTGCTGCGCGCTGGCTGCGGCCTGCTTGGCGGTATCGCTGACCGCCTGCTGGGCGGAGCGGCTCACGGCCTGGTTGGCTTGCCGCAGAAGATCGGTGGCATCGCTCACCGTCTGGGTGGCTGAGTCACTGACCGCCTTGCTGGCTTGTTGCGGAGCCTTGGCGGTGGCACTGCTGACAGTCTGGCTGGCCGAGTCGCTCACGGCTTTGCTCGCTTGTTGTTGCGCCTGGGTGGTGGCACTGCCGATCACTTGGCTGGCCGAGTCGCTGACGGCCTTGCTCGCTTGCTGCTGCGTCTTGGTGGTGACGCTGCCGACCGCCTGGGTGGCCGAGTCGCTGACGGCCTTGCTCGCTTGCTGCTGCGCCTTGGTGGTGACGTTGCCGACCGCCTGGCTGGCCGAGTCGCTGACGGCTTTGCTGGCTTGCTGCTGCGCCTGGGCAGTGGCACTGCCGATCACCTGGCTGGTCGAGTCGGTCAGGGCCTGGGTCGCGCTCTGTTGCAGGTTGCCCATCACATTGCCAAGCAGGGAGCCGCTTGTTCCCGTCATCACCTTGCCGGCGTCGGTGAGGGCGGTGGCGGTCGGGTTGCCGGCCTGCCACTCTTGCATGGCGCTCGGCCAGGTCGGGGTCGCCGCCGTCAGGTTTTCGCCAAATACCTGAGTCGCGCCGTCCCCCTTCTGCAACATGACGGAGAGCTGGTTGGTGTCGGCGTTCCATACCATGCCGGCCTGTTTGGCCACATCCGGCACTGGGGCGTAGCGGGAGACCACGTAAAACAGCGGCCCCTCCTGCTGCAACTCGTTGGCCGTCTTGAGCAGCTGCATGGTGCTGTCGTAGTTGGGCCCCAGTATGGCGGTCATCCTGTCCTTGATCAGCGGCTGCTCGAACAGGTTGGCCTCGTTCGGATCGAAACCGACCAGGGGTTTGAGCAGGGCCCACATCAGCTGGCTGGTGGGGCTCATCATCAGCAAGGGGGCCACGCAGGCGGACAACATCAGACTCAGGCAGGCGGCCTTGAGCAACGGCATGATACGCATCGACAACATATCCAAGTAATTATTTGATTAATAAGGCTATATACTGTCTTTTCCCGACAGCATGACCCGAACTGGCCCGGCTCTTCACTCATGGGGATCGGCGGGCGCTGGCAGGCTATCATATTGCTTCCGGAATGCCAGATGAGCCGACATTTATTGGTCAAGTCGGCGACGCTGGTGGTCGCTTTAGGGGATCACTCTCTCGTTGTCACAGGTGTCACTCATGATCCGAACCGTGTTTTGTCTGTTTGCCCTCGGCGGGCTCCTTCCTGCAGAGGCGGCCCCGGCGTCGAACACCCTCAGCCATTCGGTGGGCACGGATCTGGTGTTGCCCCTGGGCTCATTGCCCGAGCGGGTCTGCTGGTATCAGGATCAGAAGTATTCCCTCGGGTCGCGCATCCAGCAGGGGGATCTCTGGCTGGAGTGCGGCCCGCAAAACGACCAGGAGAGCAACGGGCCTCTGGCCTGGCGCGAACCCGCCATCTACGAGCCCGTCGACGAAGGGGCGGCCAACAGGGAGACGATCAGGGTGGGTCAGTGAGCCTTTTCTTGATCCAGCTACAGACACGGCCGTGATCCCTGTCGCATAATGCAGCTCCTTTCTTCTCTTGGCTGGAACCTAAGAAATGGCTCGTCGCTCTTCCAATGCACAACGTCGTCGCAGTAGCTGGTGGTACAAACGCTTGTTGGCAAGGGAGCGGGAAGAGCGCGAAGCGCGTTCCGTCCGGGATTGATACTGCATTGAAAAACGGAGCCTCGGGCTCCGTTTCCTATTCATTACCGCAGGCAGGTTTATTACCACAGGTGGATAATGGTGCCGCTTTGCCAATGCACGAGGTCGTTGCCGTCGTGAGCGGGTGATACCAACGCTTGTTGGCAAGGGAGCGGGAAGAGCGCGAGGGCGCTGCGTCCGGGATTGATACTGCATTGAAAAACGGAGTCTCGAGCTCCGTTTTTTATTTACCACCGTCAGCATCATGACAACGGGGGCCATCAGGCCCCCGTTTTGCTTTTCAGATCTGCGGCTTAGCGCTGCAAGGCGGCCAGGGCCAGCTCGACCCGCTTGGCGTACTCGGGGTCGGCCTGCTCGAAGTGTTTGAGCTGGGCCTGGACGATGGCGTAATCCTCCACATTGATGAGGGAGCGCGCCAGGTTGGCGGCGAGGCGAGCACGTTGCCCCTCGTCCATGATGCGGAACAGATCCCCCGGCTGGCTGTAGTAGTCGCTGTCGTAGTCGCGAAAATCGTAGTGCAGGGCGGCTCCTTCCAGACTCAGGGCCGGTTCGTGTTGCTCGCTCGGCTGCTGGGTGCCGAAGCGGTTCGGCTGGTAGTTGGGGCTGGCGCCGCCATTACTGTCCCCCCGCATGGCACCGTCACGATGGGCGCCGTGGTGGAAGGGGCAGCGCGGGGCGTTGACCGGCAGCAGGCCGTGGTTGACGCCGAGGCGATAGCGCTGGGTGTCACCGTAGGAGAAGAGCCGTCCTTGCAGCATGCGATCCGGTGAGAAGCCGATACCGGGCACCACGTTGGCCGGGGTAAAGGCCGCCTGCTCCACGTGGGCGAAGTAGTTGTCTGGGTTCTGGTTGAGCTCAAGCACGCCGACCGGGATCAGCGGGTAGTCGCTGTGCGGCCACACCTTGGTGAGGTCGAACGGGTGGATTTTGTAGGTCTGGGCCTCGGCTTCCGGCATCACCTGCACATAGACCTTCCAGCGCGGGAAGTCGCCCCGCTCTATGGCGTTGAACAGGTCGGCCTGGCTGGTCTCCCTGTCCTGGCCGACGACATTGGCCGCCTCTTCATCGGTGTAGAAGCTGTGGCCCTGCTCTGTCTTGAAGTGGAACTTGACCCAGAAGCGTTCGTTGGCATCGTTGATAAAGCTGAAGGTATGGCTGCCGTAGCCGTTCATCTCCCGCAGGCTCTTGGGGATGCCGCGATCGCTGAACAAGATGGTGACCTGATGCAGGGACTCCGGATGGCGTGACCAGAAGTCCCAGGCGGTGGTGGCGCTGCGCAGGTTGGTGCGCGGATCCCGCTTCTGGGTGTGGATGAAGTCGGGGAATTTCAGGGGATCGCGGATGAAGAACACCGGGGTGTTGTTGCCCACCAGATCCCAGTTGCCCTGCTCTGTGTAGAACTTGAGGGCGAAGCCGCGTACGTCCCGCTCCGCATCGGCGGCCCCCTTCTCGCCGGCCACTGTGGAGAAGCGCAGGAACACGGGCGTCTGCTTGCCGATGGCGTTGAACAGGTCGGCCTTGCTGAACTGGCTGATGTCGTGGGTCACGGTGAAGGTGCCATAGGCGCCGGAGCCCTTGGCGTGAACCACCCGCTCGGGAATACGCTCGCGGTCGAAGTGGGCGAGCTTCTCCATCAACCAGATGTCTTGCATCAGCACCGGGCCGCGCGGGCCGGCGGTGAGGCTGTTATTGTTGTCGACGACGGGGGCACCGTTGGCGCTGTGCAGGGTCTTGTCAGTCATGGGGCATCTCCTTGTGATGAGCCGTCAGACTAGGGGAAGGGCGCGCCCGGCTCCAATGGAGTGTGCCTAACCCTTTGATTGGTTTCGCTGATGGGGGTGGAAACGCACGCCAGCCTTACGGCAAGATGGGGCTCAGCCAACAAGGAGGTCTCATGTCCATCACAGTTCGCCGCGCCGGGCCGGAAGATGCCGTCGCCCTGCGGGATCTTCACGCCATGCCGAATGCCCAGGCCGGTACCCTGCAACTTCCCTTTCCCTCCCTGCAGCAGTGGGAGCAGAAGCTGACCCCGCGGGATGGCATCTACAGCCTGCTGGCCGAGTGCGAGGGGCAGGTGGCGGGTGCCCTGGTCCTGATGGTGGAACCGAATCCCCGTCGTCGCCACGTGGCCACCATCGGCATGGCGGTGCACGATGACTGGGCCGGGCGGGGCGTGGGCACGGCCCTGATGCGGGCCGCGCTGGATCTGGCGGACAACTGGCTCGGGTTGTCGCGGGTGGAGCTGACGGTCTGGGCCGACAACGAGGCGGCCCTGGCCCTCTACCGCAAGACGGGGTTCGTGGAGGAGGGCGTCGCCCGGGATTACGGCCTGCGTCATGGTGTGCTGGTGGACGCCCTCTACATGGCCAGGGTGCGCCGATGATCGACTATCGCGAGCGCCTGACTCCCGTGCTGCGGGCGCTGGAGCAGGAGCCGGATCTCTCCATCGAGGAGCTGGCGAGCCGCGCCTGCCTCTCCCTCTATCACTTCCACCGGGTGTTCACCGCCGTGGTGGGGGAGGCGCCGGGGGAGATGTGCCGCCGGCTGCGGATGCAGCGGGCGGCCTGGCAGCTCTGCTACACAGACGCCAGCGTCACCGCCATCGCCCTGGGGGCGGGGCTCGCCAGCTCCCAGGCCTTCGCCAAGGCGTTTCGCCGTCACTATGGCTGCACCCCGGGGGAGTTTCGCCGCGACAAGGGCAAGAATGGACACCATGAGCGCAAGGATGGACACGCATGGAACGACCCCCTCCCTTATGCTGAAGGCCACTCATCAGCAAGGAGCAACACCATGAAAACCGTCGAGATGGATGCCCGCACCCTGGCCTATATCAGGGTCACAGGCCCCTATGGCGAAGGCTATGACGCCGTCTGCAATCGCCTGCACCAGTGGGCCGCGCCCCGCGCTCTGGAGCAGGGGGAGTGGATCTTCATCTACCATGACAACCCGCAAGTGACGCCGCCGGCCCAGTGTCGCACCGACATAGGTGTCACAGTGCCGGTGGGAACCCAGGGGACGGGGGAGGTGGAGATCCAGCTCATCCCCGCCGGGCGCTACGCCCAGTCCCGCTACCTCATCACGGATCGCAACCAGTACGGGCCGCGCTGGCAGGAGCACATAGGCGACATAGTGTCCGCCGGGCTGGCGTTCGGCGACGGTCCCTGTTTCGAGCTCTATCACAGCGTGAGCAACGATCCCCTGCAGGACGACGTGAGCTTCTGCTCCAGCGTGCGATAAAGGTGCGGCAATAAAACGAGGCGCCCTGGGCGCCTTGTTTTATTTGGGATGGAGGCCGGTCGCTTGCGCTGTCGGCCGCGACCGTATCAGGGTTGGCTCGGCACCTTGTCCCGACGGGATTTCCACCACCATCTCAGGCGGATCTGGGAGATCAGCATGCCCGCCAGCATCAGGGCACAACCCACTATGGCCCGCTCGTCCAGATGTTCCCCCAGCAGCAGCACACCGCCGATGGCGGCGAACACCGTCTCCAGGCTCAA from Aeromonas rivipollensis carries:
- the ydiK gene encoding AI-2E family transporter YdiK, producing MRMKKVDLAKITLGLLFLSLLIISCFMVLRPFLPALVWATMITIATWPLMQMAQRLLWGKRALAALLMSCILLLMFVIPLFMALANVAEKAPMLIELGTRISHSPPPELLWLQQFPLVGDKLFEFWQQILASGGQVLFTKLAPYFGQTARWLASQAGNLGLLFVHFLLTVAICGLLYHSGEKAADGIRRFAHRLAGQRGDNAVVLASQAIRAVAMGVVVTALVQSSVAGIGLLIAGIPYVMILVVLMFLLIVAQIGPFPVLLASVGYLYWSGDTTWGTFLLVWSLLAGTMDNFLRPFLIKRGADLPLILILVGVIGGLLALGIIGLFIGPVVLAVGYTLLDAWIKEGEQTPALEAPASPPAN
- a CDS encoding bifunctional NUDIX hydrolase/phosphatase PAP2 family protein, translating into MLRPALLLLLLLGSLSSSLFAAEVPPGAAACVIRHQQELLLVQDRISDRYSLSGGYIDGGETPAQAALRELFEETGLHGRITGELGRWQRAMVFACQTLTPIRAQRGSGFVSLLQAPNLGGEILNARLIDAARLPHDQRRFPTQLDWITPRLAQVPESEVLWVSDFSREGSALHRAELPLIQRLQQWLGPNASWLEIGNLLGASPVQLALICLLLPLLGWSRLYRLLFAMVLLTLLVQLLKEGIGWPRPFHLDPTLAQRSARGFGMPSGHAASTLLFWGLVLTSRPSLRAWQGITLALLLAALAGLARIWLGVHFISDVVAGLGLGALLLALRSPLTTLGGRYVPWGLLLLTSLLASWLTQSTALAWLAMFTLGLVSGNLLPLERNPAPAIGTALLALTGGLLIGGGLFVLPVLTDSSLLILAGQGLLYGCLGLWLSAGLWWLLSVMNTGSVPRSPTPR
- a CDS encoding YnjH family protein translates to MIRTVFCLFALGGLLPAEAAPASNTLSHSVGTDLVLPLGSLPERVCWYQDQKYSLGSRIQQGDLWLECGPQNDQESNGPLAWREPAIYEPVDEGAANRETIRVGQ
- a CDS encoding catalase, translating into MTDKTLHSANGAPVVDNNNSLTAGPRGPVLMQDIWLMEKLAHFDRERIPERVVHAKGSGAYGTFTVTHDISQFSKADLFNAIGKQTPVFLRFSTVAGEKGAADAERDVRGFALKFYTEQGNWDLVGNNTPVFFIRDPLKFPDFIHTQKRDPRTNLRSATTAWDFWSRHPESLHQVTILFSDRGIPKSLREMNGYGSHTFSFINDANERFWVKFHFKTEQGHSFYTDEEAANVVGQDRETSQADLFNAIERGDFPRWKVYVQVMPEAEAQTYKIHPFDLTKVWPHSDYPLIPVGVLELNQNPDNYFAHVEQAAFTPANVVPGIGFSPDRMLQGRLFSYGDTQRYRLGVNHGLLPVNAPRCPFHHGAHRDGAMRGDSNGGASPNYQPNRFGTQQPSEQHEPALSLEGAALHYDFRDYDSDYYSQPGDLFRIMDEGQRARLAANLARSLINVEDYAIVQAQLKHFEQADPEYAKRVELALAALQR
- a CDS encoding GNAT family N-acetyltransferase → MSITVRRAGPEDAVALRDLHAMPNAQAGTLQLPFPSLQQWEQKLTPRDGIYSLLAECEGQVAGALVLMVEPNPRRRHVATIGMAVHDDWAGRGVGTALMRAALDLADNWLGLSRVELTVWADNEAALALYRKTGFVEEGVARDYGLRHGVLVDALYMARVRR
- a CDS encoding AraC family transcriptional regulator; translated protein: MIDYRERLTPVLRALEQEPDLSIEELASRACLSLYHFHRVFTAVVGEAPGEMCRRLRMQRAAWQLCYTDASVTAIALGAGLASSQAFAKAFRRHYGCTPGEFRRDKGKNGHHERKDGHAWNDPLPYAEGHSSARSNTMKTVEMDARTLAYIRVTGPYGEGYDAVCNRLHQWAAPRALEQGEWIFIYHDNPQVTPPAQCRTDIGVTVPVGTQGTGEVEIQLIPAGRYAQSRYLITDRNQYGPRWQEHIGDIVSAGLAFGDGPCFELYHSVSNDPLQDDVSFCSSVR